GAATTGAATTCTTCTGAAAGAGATCAATCAGCAGATGATTTAATTCAAAAATTAGTAAAAAAACAACCTGCTTCTTCTTATTACATGGCTCAAACCATATTAATTCAAGAAACAGCTATAAAAAAAATGAGTATTACAATCGAAGAATTAAAAAAAAGAATTGAAACACTAAATAATATGGAAAAATCAATTAAAAAGCCGAGTTTCTTGTCTAATTTTTTTAAAACTAGTCCGATTACTCAAAACACATCTCATAATGATAATATATGGAAAGAAAAAGAAAATATTTCACCGTTACAACACTCTAATACCACTATGTCTTCTCCAACAACACAAACAATACCTACAGTAACAACAACAAGAAATAGTGGATTTCTTAGTAATGCATTACAAACAGCTACAGGTGTTGCAGGCGGCATGATTTTAGGCAATATGTTGATGAATGTTTTTAATCACACTAAACCAGAAGAAGAAATATTTGATACTATTAATCAATCTTCTTTAGATCATCATATAGATGAACGTGTAGATGAACGTATAGATGAACATTTAATTAATAATAGTAGTCATGATCATTTAGTAAATTATGCAGAAAATGATTTAGAAATTCATAAAAATGAATCAAGTTTCGATTTTGTTGACAATAAAGATGAATTTAATTATGTAGATCATTTAGATGATACTGATGTTAATGATGATAATTTTATTTAAAAGTGTTGTTTATTATTAATATAAATAATTTTCGATACTTAATAAGTATATTATTAAAATTAGTTAAATAATAAAGCCAGCATAAATTTTTTTGCTGACTTTAAATTTTTTTAAGAATGAGTGCTTAGATATTCAGCAACTCCTTCTGAAGATGCTTGCATTCCTTTTTTTCCTTTTTCCCAATTAGCAGGGCAAACTTCGCCATGTTTATTGTGAAAATCTATAGCGTCTACCATTCTTATCATTTCTTTAATATTACGACCAAAAGGAAGATCATTTACAACTTGATGACGTACAATCCAATTTGAGTCAATTAAAAAAGAAGCTCTTAGAGCCACACCTAATATTGGGTGTTCAATACCGTAAGATTTTTGAATATCGTGTTTTATATCTGATACCATAGGAAAATTTATTTGACCAATTCCACCGTTTTTAGGTAGTGTTTTTTGCCATGCTTGATGAACAAAAACACTATCAATTGAAACACCTACAATTTTAACATTTCTTTTTTTAAAATCAGTATAAAGTTTATTAAATTCTATAATTTCAGATGGACATACAAAAGTAAAGTCCATAGGCCAAAAAAATAGTATAATTGGTTGACCATTAGAATATTTTTTAAAATCAAATTTTTCAATAATTTCATTGTTTGATAAAAGTGCTGGAGCTATAAAATTAGGTGCGTGTTTTGTAACTAAAACCATTTTTTTTTCCTATATTTTTTATATTAACAAATGAAGAAATATATTTTTAAAAAACTATTTTTATTATGTTTATTTATTTTTTAAATCATGAACATTTTGAAATAAATAATTTTTTTTAATTTTCATAAGAAAATTATTAAGAGCGAAAAAATGAATATGAACACAATTTTGTCTTGGAAAGATGTTTTGTCTCAAGAAAAAAAAAAGATATTTTATTGATATAATAAAATTTCTTAAAAAAGAACGTTTAAAAAAAATAATTTATCCCGATCAAAAAGATATATTTAATGCTTTTATACACACTGATTTCAGTGATATAAAAGTTGTAATTCTCGGACAAGATCCATATTTTTCTAGAAAACAAGCAGACGGATTGTCATTTTCTGTTCCTAAGAATTGTACTATACCACCTTCTTTAAAGAATATATACAAAGAGTTAAATAACGATTTTCAAAAAAAACATTTTTTTAATCATGGATGTCTTCAAAAATGGGCTAATCAAGGAGTTTTTTTATTAAATACAATTTTAACGGTAGAATCAGGAAAACCAAAATCGCATAGTAGCATAGGATGGAATATTTTTACTGATAAGGTAATTTCTGTTATTAATTTATACAGAAAGAATGTTGTTTTTTTGCTTTGGGGTAATGACGCACAAAAAAAATCTAGTTTAATTAATATAGATAATCATTATATTTTAAAATCTTCTCATCCATCTCCCTTATCAGCATATAGGGGATTTTTCGGTTGTAAACATTTTTCTAAAACTAATAAAATATTAGTTAATAATAAAAAAACACCAATTAATTGGTTTATAAATTAAAATAGAAAAAACTTTCAAAATTTTTTCTATCTTAATATTATATACAATTGTTAATAGAATAAGATTTTTATAAAGATTATTTTTTTGAAATTGTCACTATTGCTTTTCTTAATATTATTTTGTCAAGAGTGAGTCCTTTTTTATGAACTAGCACAATATGATTATTTTCTATATCATCAAATGTTTTTGTTTCAAAAATATCATGAATATCAGAATTAAAAATTTCGTTTTTTTTACCTTCTGTTTTAACACCTAATTTAAATAATATATTCAATAAAGATTGTAGTGTTAATTCAATTCCTTTTATTAAAGGTTTATCTTTTATATCTAACGTTTCAGATAGTGCTAATATATCTTCTAAAGAATTAATTACTGGAATAATTTTTTTTAAACATTTTTGAGTTTCTGTATTTTTTATTTTATTTATTTTTTCTTTAGTGTTTTTGTTTATATTTTCTATATTAGCTAATTTACGCAATTCTATATCATCTATTTTTCTTTTATTTTCTAGCAATCGATTCTTTAAATCGTAAATTTTTTTGTTTTGAAGTGCATCTATATCATTTATATTTTCTTGTGTACCGTTTTTGTTATCAGATTGTTTCTTTTCAGAATTCATGATTATCACCATTTTGAATATTAATCAATGAGTTATTATAAATCTTGTAAGTAATATTTCAAGTTGATTTGCTGTTATAATAAATATTATTTTTTATTAGGATTTTTTGTGTAATGAAGCAAAATTTCACTTATATTGGCATTGTTGGACATCCGCGTCATGCGAGTGCATTAATCACACATAAAATACTTTATAAATGGTTGATCAAAAACGGTTATAAGGTTTTTATTGAACGTACTGTTTCTAGATCATTAAAGCTCGAAAGTGCTAACACTGCTACATTAATAGAAATTGGTCAAACCTGTGATTTAGCAGTGGTCATAGGAGGAGATGGAAATTTATTATGTGCAGCTCGTGTTTTATCATTTTATAATATTAAAATTATTGGTATTAATCGTGGTAATTTAGGTTTTCTTACTGATTTAAATCCTGATACTGGATTACAGAAATTGTCAGAAGTGTTATCTGGTAATTATTTATTAGAAAATAGGTTTTTATTAGATGCGCAGGTATGTCAAGAAAAAATAATTTCTAGATCTAGTATAGCTATTAATGAAGTAGTTTTACATACAACACATTTAGCTCATATGATAGAATTTGAAGTGTATATAAATAATCAATTTTCTTTTTCTCAACGAGCAGATGGATTAATTGTTTCTACTCCAACTGGTTCTACTGGTTATTCATTATCAGCTGGTGGACCTATTATATCAACGTCTTTAAACGCTATTGTATTAGTACCTATGTTTCCACATACTTTATCTTCTCGTCCTTTAGTAATTGATAGTGATAGTATTATTTGTTTGAAATTTTCTAATATTGAAACAAACTTAAAAATAAGTTGTGATAGTCAAATTGTTTTAACAATTGAAAAAGATGAATGTGTGCTGATTCGTCGTAGTAATTATTATTTAAATCTTGTTCATCCTACGAGTTATAATTATTTTCAGACTTTAACTTCTAAATTAAATTGGTCTAAAAAGTTTTTTTAAAAATAAAATTTTAATAAAAAACAGTTTTTTATAAACATAATAAATACATGATGAAAAAAAATTTATCATTTTTTTATATAAACTATAGTAGAAAACTATAATGAAAAATTATATCGGAATACTATTAATAATAGTATTTTTTTCTAGTTGCTCATGTTTAGATAAAAAAAAATATCATTTTAATGATATTTTAGAGAAAAGAGATTTTGATCAAAAATTCTTCAATAGAAGTTATATTGGTATGACGAGAGAACAGATAATTTATATTTTTGGTATGCCAATTATTTCTGATGCTTTTAATGATGCATATCATTACCATATATATACTAAAAAAGAAAAAAATAGTTTTCATAAAAAAATTTTAAATTTTTATTTTAAAAACGATAAAGTATCGAGTTGTGATATTCAGTAGTTTTTTAAAATAATAATTTTAAAAATTTTTTTGGAGCTGGCGGGATTTGAACCCGCGTCCAAAATTTCTACGAATAAAGCACTACATGCTTAGTTTTTTCTTTTTAAAATTCATATCCTAATTTGGAAAAAACTCATTTTAGGTATATAGCTTGAAAATTTTTACGTGTTATCGTCAAGCTTGATACGCACGTTTTTCTCTTTTTTTTGACCTTCCTTTATTTCTCGTCCTAAGAGAGGAGGCTGAGAAGGAAGGGCTTTATGCAGTTTTTTAAGCTGCTAAAGCGTAGTTTTGTTTATTATTTGCAGATATTTTTTTACGGCTTTTTATCGAGGCAAACCGTTCCTCGGCATGCACTTTACTTTGTTGATAATTTTGTCAAATCCAAAAACAGCCCCTAATTATTTATAATATTAGTATTGCAAAAAAAAATACACTTGTCTATTAATTATTTGTAGGTATTATTTAAAAATAACTGTTGAAATAGGAATTAATATGAACATCATTCAAAAAATAGAGCAACAAATTAAAGACAATGTTATTTTGATTTATATGAAAGGAACCCCTAAAGCTCCTAGTTGTGGTTTTTCTGCACAAGCAGTACAAGCTTTATCAGTTTGTGGGGAAAAATTTGCTTATGTAGATGTTTTAGAAAATACAGATATTAGAAATGAACTGCCAAAATATGCAAATTGGCCTACATTTCCTCAATTGTGGGTAGATGGTGAGTTAATTGGTGGATGTAGTATTATACTGGAAATGTTAGAAAATGGTGATTTAAAAAAAATAATATCAGATGCAGTAAAAAAATATAAAGTTTAATTTTTTTTTCAAAATTTATTAATCTAAATAAGATATCTAAAATAATTAGATATGACATTATAAAAAGAATATTAATCTAATTAATGTTAATAATGTCATATCTTTTTTACTAAAAAAATATTTTTAAAAATATACATAGAATAGTTATATTTTATTTTTTTTTTTTGATATTTAAAGGCCATCCACCTAAACGCTTCCAACGATTTACTAATTCACAAAAAAGATTAGCAGTTTGTAAAGTATCATAAAGCGCAGAATGAGCTTGATGATTATCAAATGATAAACCAATTGCTTTACATGCTTTCGCCAAAACGGTTTGTCCAACTACTAATCCGCTTAACGCTGCGGTATCAAATGTAACAAATGGATGAAAAGGATTATTTTTTATTTTTGCTCGTTCAATTGCTGCCATTAAAAAATTATGATCAAAATTAGCGTTATGTGCAACAACAATTCCTCGACTGCAACCTTGCATTTTAATTCCTTCACGTACTATATTTAATATAGATTCAATGGCTTTTTTTTCACTAATAGCACCACGTAGTGGATTAAAAGGATCAATTTTATTAAATGCTATTGCATCAGAATTGATTACAGAGCCTTTAAAAGGTTTTATATGGAAGTGTACTGTGTTTTCTTTATGTAGCCATCCTAATTCATCCATTTTTAATGTTATCATAGCAATTTCTAATAATGCATCAGTTTTTGAGTTAAATCCAGCTGTTTCAATATCTATAACAACAGGATAAAACGTACGGAACCGATCACTTAATAAATTGAATTCTTGAGTTGTAGACATCAAAATCTCATTTTTTTAAAACACTTTGTGTTTAATGTAGTTAATATTTGATTTTTTTTGACTGTTAATTTTTTTATCAAACATTAAAAATAACTAATATATAAATATTCGATAAGAATTTTATTTTATAATAATAAAAAATTAATAAAAATAAATTCTTTAATAGTAAAAAAGAAAAAATTTTTGCATTTTTTTGATTTTAATTTTGGATACTTTTTTGAATATATATTATGATTATTAAATATTTAATAAGTGTACTATAATTTATAAAAATATTTAAGATTAAATTATTAATTTAATATTTTTATAAAAATTTTTTTAGCGAATTTATTATAACTATATTAGGAGAAAAAATGAGTTATATCCTTCCTTCTTTACCTTATGCATATAATGCTTTAGAACCTTTTTTTGATGAAAAAACTATGCAAATTCATCATACTAAACATCATCAAAATTACGTGAATAATACTAATTCTATTTTAGAAAATACTCCTTTTTCAGCATTATCTATTGATGAATTATTATCCATTTTTAATGAAATTACTTTAGAAAATAAAAATGCATTACGTAATAATGCAGGAGGACATATTAATCATAGCTTTTTTTGGCAAACTTTAAAATTAGGTACTATTTTAAATAGTGATTTAAAAACAGAAATAGAAAAAAATTTTGGTGCTGTTGAATTATTTAAAAATAAGTTTGAAGAAATAGCTCTTAATCATTTTGGTTCTGGTTGGATATGGTTGGTAAAGCAAGATAAATCTTTATCTATTGTTTCTACTATTAATCAAGATAATCCTCTAATGGGAACATTAATATCTAATGTATCCGGATATCCAATCATTGGTTTAGACGTTTGGGAGCATGCATATTATTTAAAATATCAAAATAGACGACTAGATTACATTAAAGCTTTTTGGAGTGTTGTTAATTGGGATGAAGCGTCTAATCGTTTACAAAAG
The nucleotide sequence above comes from Buchnera aphidicola (Brachycaudus tragopogonis). Encoded proteins:
- a CDS encoding DUF2076 domain-containing protein; the protein is MKDEEKNLIENLFNRLKTTELNSSERDQSADDLIQKLVKKQPASSYYMAQTILIQETAIKKMSITIEELKKRIETLNNMEKSIKKPSFLSNFFKTSPITQNTSHNDNIWKEKENISPLQHSNTTMSSPTTQTIPTVTTTRNSGFLSNALQTATGVAGGMILGNMLMNVFNHTKPEEEIFDTINQSSLDHHIDERVDERIDEHLINNSSHDHLVNYAENDLEIHKNESSFDFVDNKDEFNYVDHLDDTDVNDDNFI
- a CDS encoding nucleotide exchange factor GrpE is translated as MNSEKKQSDNKNGTQENINDIDALQNKKIYDLKNRLLENKRKIDDIELRKLANIENINKNTKEKINKIKNTETQKCLKKIIPVINSLEDILALSETLDIKDKPLIKGIELTLQSLLNILFKLGVKTEGKKNEIFNSDIHDIFETKTFDDIENNHIVLVHKKGLTLDKIILRKAIVTISKK
- the nadK gene encoding NAD(+) kinase, with translation MKQNFTYIGIVGHPRHASALITHKILYKWLIKNGYKVFIERTVSRSLKLESANTATLIEIGQTCDLAVVIGGDGNLLCAARVLSFYNIKIIGINRGNLGFLTDLNPDTGLQKLSEVLSGNYLLENRFLLDAQVCQEKIISRSSIAINEVVLHTTHLAHMIEFEVYINNQFSFSQRADGLIVSTPTGSTGYSLSAGGPIISTSLNAIVLVPMFPHTLSSRPLVIDSDSIICLKFSNIETNLKISCDSQIVLTIEKDECVLIRRSNYYLNLVHPTSYNYFQTLTSKLNWSKKFF
- a CDS encoding Fe-Mn family superoxide dismutase; this encodes MSYILPSLPYAYNALEPFFDEKTMQIHHTKHHQNYVNNTNSILENTPFSALSIDELLSIFNEITLENKNALRNNAGGHINHSFFWQTLKLGTILNSDLKTEIEKNFGAVELFKNKFEEIALNHFGSGWIWLVKQDKSLSIVSTINQDNPLMGTLISNVSGYPIIGLDVWEHAYYLKYQNRRLDYIKAFWSVVNWDEASNRLQK
- the rnt gene encoding ribonuclease T, producing MSTTQEFNLLSDRFRTFYPVVIDIETAGFNSKTDALLEIAMITLKMDELGWLHKENTVHFHIKPFKGSVINSDAIAFNKIDPFNPLRGAISEKKAIESILNIVREGIKMQGCSRGIVVAHNANFDHNFLMAAIERAKIKNNPFHPFVTFDTAALSGLVVGQTVLAKACKAIGLSFDNHQAHSALYDTLQTANLFCELVNRWKRLGGWPLNIKKKK
- a CDS encoding peroxiredoxin C, which encodes MVLVTKHAPNFIAPALLSNNEIIEKFDFKKYSNGQPIILFFWPMDFTFVCPSEIIEFNKLYTDFKKRNVKIVGVSIDSVFVHQAWQKTLPKNGGIGQINFPMVSDIKHDIQKSYGIEHPILGVALRASFLIDSNWIVRHQVVNDLPFGRNIKEMIRMVDAIDFHNKHGEVCPANWEKGKKGMQASSEGVAEYLSTHS
- the grxD gene encoding Grx4 family monothiol glutaredoxin — translated: MNIIQKIEQQIKDNVILIYMKGTPKAPSCGFSAQAVQALSVCGEKFAYVDVLENTDIRNELPKYANWPTFPQLWVDGELIGGCSIILEMLENGDLKKIISDAVKKYKV
- a CDS encoding outer membrane protein assembly factor BamE — protein: MKNYIGILLIIVFFSSCSCLDKKKYHFNDILEKRDFDQKFFNRSYIGMTREQIIYIFGMPIISDAFNDAYHYHIYTKKEKNSFHKKILNFYFKNDKVSSCDIQ